The sequence CCGGCTCGTCCCGATCATCATGGCCTTCGTCGGCACCATCATGGGTGTCTTCTTCGGTCTGGTCTGGGAGCCGATCGGTGACCTCATCACCAACTTCGGCGAGTGGATGACCGGCCTGGGCGCTGTCGGCGCCGGCATCTTCGGTGTCGTCAACCGTGCTCTGCTTCCGGTGGGCATGCACCAGTTCGTGAACACGGTGGCCTGGCAGGAGATCGGTTCCTTCAAGGACTCCGCGGGCGGCATGTGGCACGGCGACCTGCCGCGCTTCTTCCACGGTGACCCCACCGCGGGTCAGTTCATGTCCGGCTTCTTCCCGATCATGATGTTCGCGCTGCCCGCCGCCGCTCTGGCGATCACGCACTGCGCCCGCCCCGAGCGCCGCAAGGCCGTCGGCGGCATGATGATGTCGCTCGCGCTGACCTCCTTCGTCACCGGCATCACGGAGCCGATCGAGTTCGCGTTCATGTTCATCGCGCCGCTGCTGTACGTGATCCACGCCGTGCTGACCGCCGTCTCGATGGCCGTGACCTGGGGTCTCGGTGTCCACCACGGCTTCAGCTTCTCCGCCGGTGCGATCGACTACTTCCTGAACTGGAACCTGGCGACCAAGCCCTGGATGATCATCCCGATCGGTCTGGTCTTCGCGGTGATCTACTACGTGGTCTTCCGCTTCGCCATCACCAAGTTCAACCTCACCACCCCGGGCCGTGAGCCCGAGGAGGAGGTCGAGGACCTGACCAAGGCGTAAGCCCGGTCGGCTCCCCACACGCTCGAAGCCCTCACCTTCCCGGCGGAAGGTGAGGGCTTCGTCGTACGCCTACGGGCGGACCGCTCAGAGTTGGTACACCGCGCCCGGCGCCGCGAGTTCCGTCGGGCCGGTGA is a genomic window of Streptomyces sp. NBC_00708 containing:
- a CDS encoding PTS transporter subunit EIIC, which produces MSTATATAAPAKKRGSGLFQGLQKVGRSLQLPIAVLPAAGILLRLGQDDVFGPDGLGWGKVATVFATAGDAVFANLPLLFCVGIAIGFAKKADGSTALAALVGFLVYKNVLTAFPISDAVVNTTANKGVDVAATYNDPKVFGGIIMGLLAAVIWQRFHRTKLVDWLGFFNGRRLVPIIMAFVGTIMGVFFGLVWEPIGDLITNFGEWMTGLGAVGAGIFGVVNRALLPVGMHQFVNTVAWQEIGSFKDSAGGMWHGDLPRFFHGDPTAGQFMSGFFPIMMFALPAAALAITHCARPERRKAVGGMMMSLALTSFVTGITEPIEFAFMFIAPLLYVIHAVLTAVSMAVTWGLGVHHGFSFSAGAIDYFLNWNLATKPWMIIPIGLVFAVIYYVVFRFAITKFNLTTPGREPEEEVEDLTKA